The Plasmodium falciparum 3D7 genome assembly, chromosome: 12 genome contains the following window.
attttatATCAAACCAGTTGATGTGTACacatatagtaataattttattatatttttttgatctTTGTTTTGTTCATTTGTTTTTACAGTGAAAtacatttttgtattataatttgttacctttttttttttttttttctatattttaacaaaaaaaaaaaaaattttttataatattatatatgacaatttaattaaatatataattacactTTAAAAATACTATAATTTTTAGTCCTTACATTTAGATatgtttaaaattaaatataaaaccaAAACATTTCACAAAGGTATATAAATAAGTGcacaatgataatatatatcttaaagAATCTTCGATGAAATTTTAttcttgtatatattttgtataatgaaaagaatataaagaaatatgaaatgtacctatatattattataaagtttaaaaatatgtttaaaaaaaaaaaaaaaaaaggaaattctaattaatatatcacattaaatcataaaaatattataagtaaTTACATTAATagtaccatatatatatatatatatatatatatatatggggtaatatatacaaatagggaaaaatataatatttagaaTTAATAAACTTTTTCAACATAGAAACGTTATGTACATATTGAAGGATATTAAGCAGGAAAAAATAAGctaagtaaataaataaataaataaatatatatatatatatatcattttagtgttcaaatacaatatattatagaatACATTAGgtaaaaaaacaatatacatattatatatttttttcaagtaaatacgaaaaaattaatcatttgtatataataatgttttatcattattcaaTTAAAATTCAAATATACAACTGtagaaatataatttttaatacacatatatatatatatatatatatatgtgcccATTCAATAAATAGaacattaaaaattatacaatttTGCTAATacgtaatagtaataataatagtaatgatattttaaaatggaCTATAAGAATTTCTTCTTATATATGCTCCACatcatttataattttattttcatatataaataaattttatacttttttcttatcattttcgtttttaattaatatacatTTCTCACATATTCATGTGATATGGACTAAAGTTACAATTTCTTACttgataattatttttatacatatctGTAGTTTCATTAgattcataattattataggGTGGTCTTAATATGTTATCAGTATTTCTTtgtggaaaataaaatattctattcttattatgtcgcttatttatattattattgttcatatcatttatagtattattgttactattGGAATGTCTTATGTTCtgattatacatattaataatagtattattcttgatgttatttatttttttattttttttaaagttttTTGTATTTTGCTTTATCATTTCATTTAAGAAGTTCGCATTTACATCATCTGGATTTCGTAAAATATGCAATAGGATATTTAACttttccatattattttttacaagCTTTTTCCATTTCTTTGCAGAAATTAATACATGGTCAGGATGGTGACAAAAGGAACATTCATCTCCATTCATACATGTACTACCATTATATACATGGGCACAAGGTTTACATATTCTTTGTTCATGTTCCAAATCTTgtgaacattttttataatatttaaataactTTTGAACGGATAAATTTTTGGATAAACATTTAGTGGTATTTAAGTTACTAGATTCACAtgaattcattattatatgttcattaaatatatttgccGTATTTATCCTATTGGTATTTGTATCGTCTAAAACATCATTAGTTTTAATTAAATTCATTTTTGGAAAAGAACTGGATAAATCTGAACTGTCTAAAGcatcatatgtatatgttttgaTACTATTTTGAGGAGATATGAAATTGTTTTCatccaaaaaattatattcgtTATTTAGATTCTTTTGTATTCCCGCATGACCACCTATGGTATACCTTCTTCCTTTTGTTGAacagtatataatattattatcaggAGATATAGATATACAAGCTTGCTCATTTAATgttccatttttattttcggcatatatataaatattattgttgttgaaaataatattatttcttatatcaTTTTCGTCACTATATTTTGGTGGCAAAGTcctaaaatatttaaatgctGAATAATCAATGTCTTCTATATTTTTCtctatattttctatttctGAAAAACGTTTATTTACAAagtattttactttttttgtTGAATAATCTGCATAATTTGATAAGGTTCTGCAGATATCGCTATTTTCATCTAAACcaaatttattttcattatctgGTTTCAAATGTATTAAAGAATCATAAATGGACCCCTTTCGACTTAAATGCATAtccaaataattatatttttcttcactcatatttttgtatatatttattcttattttacaGGAAAAA
Protein-coding sequences here:
- a CDS encoding zinc finger protein, putative, giving the protein MSEEKYNYLDMHLSRKGSIYDSLIHLKPDNENKFGLDENSDICRTLSNYADYSTKKVKYFVNKRFSEIENIEKNIEDIDYSAFKYFRTLPPKYSDENDIRNNIIFNNNNIYIYAENKNGTLNEQACISISPDNNIIYCSTKGRRYTIGGHAGIQKNLNNEYNFLDENNFISPQNSIKTYTYDALDSSDLSSSFPKMNLIKTNDVLDDTNTNRINTANIFNEHIIMNSCESSNLNTTKCLSKNLSVQKLFKYYKKCSQDLEHEQRICKPCAHVYNGSTCMNGDECSFCHHPDHVLISAKKWKKLVKNNMEKLNILLHILRNPDDVNANFLNEMIKQNTKNFKKNKKINNIKNNTIINMYNQNIRHSNSNNNTINDMNNNNINKRHNKNRIFYFPQRNTDNILRPPYNNYESNETTDMYKNNYQVRNCNFSPYHMNM